The proteins below are encoded in one region of Podarcis raffonei isolate rPodRaf1 chromosome 6, rPodRaf1.pri, whole genome shotgun sequence:
- the SLC6A9 gene encoding sodium- and chloride-dependent glycine transporter 1 isoform X1, whose protein sequence is MSSQGVPCPQEQNGAVPGETAKRDENLKRGNWGNQIEFVLTSVGYAVGLGNVWRFPYLCYRNGGGAFMFPYFIMLVFCGIPLFFMELSFGQFASQGCLGVWRISPMFKGVGYGMMVVSSYIGIYYNVVICIAFYYFFSSMTRVLPWTYCGNYWNTPDCAGVLDVTNGSAGSSLNFTQLFNQTAKRTSPSEEYWRRYVLKLSDDIGNLGEVRLPLLGCLGVSWVVVFLCLIKGVKSSGKVVYFTATFPYVVLTILFVRGITLEGAVTGIMYYLTPQWDKILDAKVWGDAASQIFYSLGCAWGGLITMASYNKFHNNCYRDSIIISITNCATSVYAGFVIFSILGFMANHLGVDVSKVADHGPGLAFVAYPEALTLLPISPLWSVLFFFMLILLGLGTQFCLLETLVTAIVDEIGNEWIIRRKTFVTLGVAVVGFLLGVPLTTQAGIYWLLLMDNYAASFSLVVISCIMCVSIMYIYGHRNYFKDIEMMLGFPPPIFFQICWRFISPVIIFFILVFTVIQYRPISYNTYVYPTWAISIGFLMALSSVICIPIYAVFCVLRSEGDSLMQRLKNATRPSREWGPALMEHRKGRYAPVLSSSTESQLEVQLLNPEKPKSDEAGVAVAITVGTNGSTHSQDSKI, encoded by the exons AATGGTGCTGTGCCTGGCGAGACGGCTAAGCGAGACGAGAACCTCAAGCGTGGCAACTGGGGCAACCAGATCGAGTTTGTTCTCACGAGCGTTGGCTACGCTGTTGGGCTTGGCAATGTATGGCGCTTCCCTTACCTCTGCTATCGCAATGGAGGAG GTGCTTTCATGTTCCCCTACTTCATCATGTTGGTGTTCTGCGGGATCCCCCTCTTCTTCATGGAGCTCTCGTTCGGACAGTTTGCTAGCCAGGGCTGCCTTGGTGTCTGGAGGATTAGCCCCATGTTCAAAG GTGTTGGGTATGGTATGATGGTTGTGTCCAGCTACATTGGAATCTACTACAACGTTGTGATCTGCATTGCCTTCTATTATTTCTTCTCATCAATGACACGGGTGCTACCCTGGACGTACTGCGGCAACTACTGGAACACACCTGATTGCGCTGGTGTGTTGGACGTTACCAATGGCTCAGCTGGGTCATCGCTCAACTTCACACAACTCTTTAACCAGACGGCCAAGCGCACGAGCCCCAGTGAGGAATACTGGAG GCGGTATGTGCTGAAGCTGTCAGATGACATTGGGAACCTGGGCGAAGTACGGCTCCCTCTTCTGGGTTGTCTGGGCGTCTCTTGGGTCGTCGTCTTCCTCTGCCTCATCAAGGGTGTCAAGTCCTCAGGAAAA GTTGTGTATTTCACGGCAACCTTCCCGTACGTGGTGCTGACAATCCTATTTGTGCGGGGGATAACCCTTGAAGGAGCCGTTACCGGGATCATGTACTATCTGACACCGCAGTGGGACAAAATTCTTGATGCAAAG GTATGGGGAGATGCGGCTTCCCAGATCTTCTATTCATTGGGCTGTGCCTGGGGTGGACTTATCACCATGGCATCATATAACAAGTTCCACAACAACTGCTACAG GGACAGCATCATCATCAGCATCACCAACTGCGCCACAAGTGTCTATGCAGGCTTCGTCATCTTCTCCATCCTTGGTTTCATGGCCAATCATCTAGGTGTGGATGTTTCCAAGGTGGCTGACCATGGTCCTGGCTTGGCCTTCGTGGCATATCCAGAGGCACTGACACTACTTCCTATCTCGCCCCTTTGGTctgttctcttcttcttcatgctcATCCTGCTGGGGCTGGGAACACAG TTCTGCCTCCTGGAGACTCTGGTCACAGCCATTGTGGATGAAATAGGAAATGAGTGGATCATCCGTCGGAAAACCTTTGTGACTCTAGGTGTGGCTGTAGTGGGCTTTCTTCTAGGGGTTCCACTCACTACACAG GCTGGCATCTATTGGCTGTTGTTAATGGACAACTATGCAGCAAGCTTTTCACTTGTCGTTATTTCGTGCATCATGTGTGTCTCTATCATGTACATCTATG GGCACCGGAACTACTTCAAGGACATTGAGATGATGCTGGGCTTCCCACCACCCATCTTCTTCCAAATCTGCTGGAGATTCATCTCTCCTGTTATCATATTT TTCATCCTCGTGTTTACAGTGATCCAGTACCGACCGATCTCCTACAATACCTATGTGTACCCCACCTGGGCCATCTCCATCGGTTTCCTTATGGCGCTCTCGTCGGTCATCTGCATCCCTATCTATGCCGTGTTCTGCGTGTTGCGCTCAGAAGGGGACTCGCTGATGCAG CGTTTGAAAAACGCTACCCGTCCCAGCCGCGAGTGGGGCCCAGCCCTTATGGAGCACCGGAAAGGCCGCTATGCGCCAGTACTCAGCTCCTCCACGGAGTCCCAGCTGGAGGTGCAGCTGCTGAACCCCGAGAAGCCCAAGAGCGACGAGGCTGGCGTGGCTGTTGCCATCACCGTGGGAACCAACGGCTCTACCCACAGCCAGGACTCCAAGATCTGA
- the CCDC24 gene encoding coiled-coil domain-containing protein 24 isoform X1, which produces MVIALPPPETRRASTAHPDKMAPFSLYHFFMLELCLRSSPPIVISDPLPSLYGVSHLAVYYLFITSLINVAQVRTLLELHQELQSGRLGVEQSPLQADDSWALLAAPPNLKELVREEIRLLLIGLQQKASQEGRNQDCAIAKYSPHVVTFALKANAGNSQSSSGSSALIRPLFSRTANLESFCNKLNIAHISEVASQLRTLLEDECCDLERYIPYLQCQLEEAHQHATELLEATHEPTMAELQEEKRAMERDLQLSQPKPGTSPSLMSKHLGSSSYQLQFSGLRGSAKGPSFGEISPASSPTLRDQTSPLCHQALPRRGHSARGSYGWPQRDGEEPNQSRKDNDVLLPRPVLPVPLKGGRIASACGLAVAGLDHVFHPTPPTEPCPVPRFCPRTRLLRCKGPS; this is translated from the exons ATGGTAATTGCCTTACCTCCTCCTGAAACCAGAAGAGCAAGCACAGCACACCCTGACAAGATGGCACCTTTTTCACTCTATCACTTCTTCATGTTAGAGCTTTGCTTGAGATCCAGCCCCCCCATTGTGATTAGTGACCCCCTCCCCAGCCTTTATGGGGTCTCTCACCTGGCTGTCTATTACCTCTTCATCACAAGCCTGATAAATGTAGCCCAG GTGCGGACATTGTTGGAATTACATCAGGAGTTGCAGTCAGGCCGCCTTGGAGTGGAGCAAAGCCCACTGCAAGCGGATGACAGCTGGGCCTTGCTGGCAGCTCCCCCCAACCTCAAGGAGCTGGTGAGGGAGGAGATCCGCCTTCTTCTAATTGGCCTACAGCAGAAGGCATCGCAGGAGGGCAG gaatCAAGATTGTGCCATCGCTAAATATAGCCCTCATGTGGTCACCTTTGCACTGAAGGCAAATGCTGGCAATAGTCAGTCTTCATCTGGGAGTAGTGCCCTAATCAG GCCATTATTCTCCAGAACCGCTAATCTGGAATCCTTCTGTAATAAACTGAATATTGCCCATATCAGTGAGGTAGCCTCTCAACTTCG AACCTTGCTAGAGGATGAGTGCTGTGATCTGGAAAGATACATCCCCTATTTACAG TGCCAACTGGAGGAGGCGCATCAGCATGCTACAGAGCTGCTAGAGGCAACACATGAGCCCACCATGGCTG AATTACAAGAGGAGAAGCGTGCCATGGAACGGGATTTGCAGCTAAGCCAGCCTAAGCCAGGCACCAGCCCTTCCCTGATGTCGAAACATCTTGGGAGTAGCAGCTACCAACTGCAATTCAG TGGCTTAAGAGGCTCGGCAAAAGGACCAAGCTTTGGAGAGATCAGTCCTGCTTCTTCACCAACTCTCAGAGACCAGACTTCTCCTTTATGCCATCAAGCACTACCCCGGCGGGGCCACTCGGCACGAGGGTCCTATGGATGGCCTCAGCGAGATGGTGAGGAACCCAACCAATCCAGGAAGGACAATGATGTTCTGTTGCCCAGACCTGTGCTGCCAGTGCCTCTGAAAGGGGGCAGGATTGCTTCAGCCTGCGGGCTGGCAGTCGCAGGGTTGGACCATGTCTTCCACCCCACGCCTCCTACAGAGCCATGCCCAGTGCCCCGTTTCTGCCCTCGCACTCGGCTGCTGCGATGCAAAGGACCCAGCTAG
- the SLC6A9 gene encoding sodium- and chloride-dependent glycine transporter 1 isoform X2: protein MAEKCSEGLLNGAVPGETAKRDENLKRGNWGNQIEFVLTSVGYAVGLGNVWRFPYLCYRNGGGAFMFPYFIMLVFCGIPLFFMELSFGQFASQGCLGVWRISPMFKGVGYGMMVVSSYIGIYYNVVICIAFYYFFSSMTRVLPWTYCGNYWNTPDCAGVLDVTNGSAGSSLNFTQLFNQTAKRTSPSEEYWRRYVLKLSDDIGNLGEVRLPLLGCLGVSWVVVFLCLIKGVKSSGKVVYFTATFPYVVLTILFVRGITLEGAVTGIMYYLTPQWDKILDAKVWGDAASQIFYSLGCAWGGLITMASYNKFHNNCYRDSIIISITNCATSVYAGFVIFSILGFMANHLGVDVSKVADHGPGLAFVAYPEALTLLPISPLWSVLFFFMLILLGLGTQFCLLETLVTAIVDEIGNEWIIRRKTFVTLGVAVVGFLLGVPLTTQAGIYWLLLMDNYAASFSLVVISCIMCVSIMYIYGHRNYFKDIEMMLGFPPPIFFQICWRFISPVIIFFILVFTVIQYRPISYNTYVYPTWAISIGFLMALSSVICIPIYAVFCVLRSEGDSLMQRLKNATRPSREWGPALMEHRKGRYAPVLSSSTESQLEVQLLNPEKPKSDEAGVAVAITVGTNGSTHSQDSKI from the exons AATGGTGCTGTGCCTGGCGAGACGGCTAAGCGAGACGAGAACCTCAAGCGTGGCAACTGGGGCAACCAGATCGAGTTTGTTCTCACGAGCGTTGGCTACGCTGTTGGGCTTGGCAATGTATGGCGCTTCCCTTACCTCTGCTATCGCAATGGAGGAG GTGCTTTCATGTTCCCCTACTTCATCATGTTGGTGTTCTGCGGGATCCCCCTCTTCTTCATGGAGCTCTCGTTCGGACAGTTTGCTAGCCAGGGCTGCCTTGGTGTCTGGAGGATTAGCCCCATGTTCAAAG GTGTTGGGTATGGTATGATGGTTGTGTCCAGCTACATTGGAATCTACTACAACGTTGTGATCTGCATTGCCTTCTATTATTTCTTCTCATCAATGACACGGGTGCTACCCTGGACGTACTGCGGCAACTACTGGAACACACCTGATTGCGCTGGTGTGTTGGACGTTACCAATGGCTCAGCTGGGTCATCGCTCAACTTCACACAACTCTTTAACCAGACGGCCAAGCGCACGAGCCCCAGTGAGGAATACTGGAG GCGGTATGTGCTGAAGCTGTCAGATGACATTGGGAACCTGGGCGAAGTACGGCTCCCTCTTCTGGGTTGTCTGGGCGTCTCTTGGGTCGTCGTCTTCCTCTGCCTCATCAAGGGTGTCAAGTCCTCAGGAAAA GTTGTGTATTTCACGGCAACCTTCCCGTACGTGGTGCTGACAATCCTATTTGTGCGGGGGATAACCCTTGAAGGAGCCGTTACCGGGATCATGTACTATCTGACACCGCAGTGGGACAAAATTCTTGATGCAAAG GTATGGGGAGATGCGGCTTCCCAGATCTTCTATTCATTGGGCTGTGCCTGGGGTGGACTTATCACCATGGCATCATATAACAAGTTCCACAACAACTGCTACAG GGACAGCATCATCATCAGCATCACCAACTGCGCCACAAGTGTCTATGCAGGCTTCGTCATCTTCTCCATCCTTGGTTTCATGGCCAATCATCTAGGTGTGGATGTTTCCAAGGTGGCTGACCATGGTCCTGGCTTGGCCTTCGTGGCATATCCAGAGGCACTGACACTACTTCCTATCTCGCCCCTTTGGTctgttctcttcttcttcatgctcATCCTGCTGGGGCTGGGAACACAG TTCTGCCTCCTGGAGACTCTGGTCACAGCCATTGTGGATGAAATAGGAAATGAGTGGATCATCCGTCGGAAAACCTTTGTGACTCTAGGTGTGGCTGTAGTGGGCTTTCTTCTAGGGGTTCCACTCACTACACAG GCTGGCATCTATTGGCTGTTGTTAATGGACAACTATGCAGCAAGCTTTTCACTTGTCGTTATTTCGTGCATCATGTGTGTCTCTATCATGTACATCTATG GGCACCGGAACTACTTCAAGGACATTGAGATGATGCTGGGCTTCCCACCACCCATCTTCTTCCAAATCTGCTGGAGATTCATCTCTCCTGTTATCATATTT TTCATCCTCGTGTTTACAGTGATCCAGTACCGACCGATCTCCTACAATACCTATGTGTACCCCACCTGGGCCATCTCCATCGGTTTCCTTATGGCGCTCTCGTCGGTCATCTGCATCCCTATCTATGCCGTGTTCTGCGTGTTGCGCTCAGAAGGGGACTCGCTGATGCAG CGTTTGAAAAACGCTACCCGTCCCAGCCGCGAGTGGGGCCCAGCCCTTATGGAGCACCGGAAAGGCCGCTATGCGCCAGTACTCAGCTCCTCCACGGAGTCCCAGCTGGAGGTGCAGCTGCTGAACCCCGAGAAGCCCAAGAGCGACGAGGCTGGCGTGGCTGTTGCCATCACCGTGGGAACCAACGGCTCTACCCACAGCCAGGACTCCAAGATCTGA